Within Desulfocurvus vexinensis DSM 17965, the genomic segment CAGGGGCTGTCCAGGCCCGGCGCGCGGATGCGCATGCACGTGGCCCACCGGTTTGCTGCGGCGTGTCCTCTCCCGCCGCCGCCTGCGGCCTCCCCCTCCAGCGCGGCGGGCAGCTCGGCCAGGGGCACGCAGGTCAGGCCCATGGCGCGCAGGTCGGCCACGTTGGCGCGGGCGTCACCGGCGCCTCCCGCCAGCACGTGGGAGTCATCGATGACTACGCCCGCGAGATGACCGCCGAATACCTCGACGACAAGAAGCTCTGCTGGCTTTGCCCCGAGGGCAAGGACAACCACTTCTGGGACTGCGAGGTCATGGCCCTGGTCGCGGCCCACGAGCTGGACCTGTGCAACTGGAAGCGCCCGGCGCCTAAAGCCAAACAGGCTGCCTGGGCCTGCACGGGGCAGCCCTGCCCCGCACTCCTGCCCGGCTCTGGAGCCCGCCCGGACTGGTTCAATCAAAGGAGATGACCGTGGACAAGACCAAGGGACGCAAACTGAACTGGAAGCAGGCCTACGAGATCCTGAACTGCTCCAAGAGCCACTTTTATAATTTGATCAATGAAGGCAAGATTCCAGCGTTTCGGTGC encodes:
- a CDS encoding terminase gpA endonuclease subunit translates to MGVIDDYAREMTAEYLDDKKLCWLCPEGKDNHFWDCEVMALVAAHELDLCNWKRPAPKAKQAAWACTGQPCPALLPGSGARPDWFNQRR